CTCGCCTATATGCGGGGACGCTTGTCGTTCGGGATGTTGAAGTTTGGCGTTGGGTAGAGATCTGGCGGCCCTGTCGGTCGTTGCGTTGCTGGGGATCGCGCCTGCCGCCCAGGCCGGCGAGTTCGTGCGCGCCGATTGCCGCGCCGTGGTCAAGCCGACCGACGCCCTGCGTTTCGACACCGACGAGCACCTGCGCTGGTACAAGCGGTTCTGGACCGGCGCCTGCGATCACCTGACCTTCTGTTTCCCCGGCTCGCCCAACTGGAACGACGTGGTCGGCAAGCTGCTGGTCAAGGGCGGTCCCGGCGAGCAGCCGGCCCTGCTGCCCAAGGCCTGCCGCCTGGGCCAGCTGATCGGTCTGGAATGGGCCAAGGACAAGGACGTCCAGAAGATCAGCACCAAGGATTTGAAGGTGTTCAACACCATGCTCGAGGCGGCCGGGGACCCGCTGAAGGGCGTCGACGCCGTGGACGCCAAGGCTAGAGCCCTGGCCGCCCAGTCGACGCCGAAAAGGCCCTGATAGAGTCGCTCATCCGACGCAAAGGCGTCGAATTCCTGCAACGGAACGGGCCTACACCCTCGCATCGGGGGAGTGCCAGGAGCGTTGCATGACCAGATCCCAGACCCCCGCCGCCGACCTGGCCGTCGACGATCAAGCCGACCCGGGTCACGCCCGCTCGGCCCGCGCCCTGGTGCAGGGCGTGCGCTGGCGCAGCGGTCTCTCGCAGGACGAGTTCGCGCGGGCCTTCTGCATCCCCGTGGCGCAACTGGCGGCGCTGGAACTGGGCCAGGCCCGGCCCGACGCGGCCCTCACCGCCTATCTGCGCGTGATCGACCATGCGCCGGACGTGGTGCGCGAGGCGCTTGAGCGGGCTTAGGTCGGCGAGATTTGTCCTCCCGTCCCACGTCTGGCATGGAGAGGCCCCGCAAGGAGCTTCCCCTCGTGACCGACGTCCGCACCCAGAAGCAGCGCATGGTGGCTGGCGATCTGTACAGTCCCGTCGATCCGGAGATCATGGCTGATCACGAGGCGGCCGTGGCCTGGATGGGGCGCTACAACGCCCTGGACCTGCCGCCGTCGGCGCGCCACGCCCTGCTGCGCGAGCGGCTCGCGGAGGTCGGTGATCGCGCCACCATTCGCCCGCCGTTCCACTGCGACTACGGCTACAACATCGTTATCGGCGAGGGCGTGTTCCTCAACTTCAACTGCGTGATCCTGGACGTCACTAAGGTGACCATCGGGGCGGCCACCACGATCGGACCGCACGTCCAGATCTACACCGCCGAGCATCCGCGCGATCCGGTCGAGCGCCGAACGGGCATCGAGTATTCCCGCCCGGTGGTGATCGGCGAGAACGTCTGGATCGGCGGCGGCTCGATCATCCTGCCGGGCGTGACGGTGGGCGACGACGCCATCATCGGCGCCGGCAGCGTGGTCACTCGCGACGTGCCCGCGGGCGCGACGGTGGTGGGCAATCCGGCGCGGGTGCGGGGCTAGGTCTGCCTATCGCTCGACCGGATCGCGGGCCTTGGCCAGCTATGGCGCGTCGAACAGCGGCAGCGGCGCGTCCAACGCCGTCACCGCATCTCCGATCCGCACCGCGCCGCCCTCGATCACCCGCGCGGTGATCCCGCCGTGGCCGCGCACGGCGTTGTAGCCGCCGGGGCCGAGGATGGCTTCCATGCGGCTGCAGGGATGGCAGTCGTCGGTGGCTTCCAGCACCGCGCCGCCGACCTGGAACCGCCGGTCCTTCAGGGCGCGCAGATTGATCCCCGAGACCACCAGGTTGCGGCGCAGGTCGCCCGGCGTCACGTCGCGGTCCAGATAGCCGGCGATCGCCGCCAGATCCTCGGCCTGGATCAGGGTGACCTGGCGCTTTCCGCCGGGACGGCCCGAATAGTGGTCGCCGATCAGGCCGTTCTCACGGGTGATGTCCGCGACGTCGCATGAAACGAGCGGGGCTTTGCGCGCGGGTCGCACGCCGATCCAGGTCACGCGGCCCGGCCGGATCGGACCGGCCAGCAGCCGGGCGAGGGGAGAGGCGGGATTCAGTCCGCCGCTCACGCCTTCTCCACGAAACTGTCGATCACCTTCTTGTCGCCGGCCTTTTCGAACGCCACGCTAAGCTTGTTACCCTCGACGCTGGTGATCTTGCCGTAGCCAAACTTGACGTGGAACACCCGGTCGCCGCGCGAATAGGCGCTAGCCGCCGAACTGGCCGAGACCGCCACCAATCGGCCCTCGCCCTCGATCGGGGCCGACCGCGCGGCCGAGCCGCCGGCGCGCCAGGTCGGGGTGTTCTTCTCGCCGAAGCCCGAAGCGCGATCCTGGGCCCGCTTCCAGCCAGGGCTGTCATAGCTGCCGGCGGTGAAGGTGCTGGTCCCCGGATCGTCCCAGCGCGATGACACCGTCTGCTGCATGCCCGGACCGCCGCCGTAATAGCCGGTCTCCGACGCCGCATCGACGTGGGCCAGGGGCAGTTCGTCGACGAAGCGGCTCGGCAGCTGCGAGGTCCAGCGGCCATAGACCTGGCGGTTGGCCACGAAACTGATCCGGGCCTCCTCGCGCGCCCGAGTGATGCCGACATAGGCAAGCCGGCGCTCTTCCTCGAGGCCCTTTTCGCCCTTGTCGTCCATGCTGCGCTGGCTGGGGAACACGCCTTCCTCCCAGCCGGGCAGGAAGACCAGCGGGAACTCGAGCCCCTTGGCCGAGTGCAGGGTCATGATCCAGACCGCGTCGTCGCCGGCGCCCTTGTCCAGGTCCATGACCAGCGACACGTGCTCCAGATAGCTCTCGAGCGTGTCGAAGGCGCTCATCGACTGGACCAGTTCCTTCAGGTTCTCCAACCGGGTCTGGCTGGTGGGACCCTTGTCCAGGCGCAGGGCGTCGGTATAGCCGCTCTCCTCCAGCACCGCTTCCATCACCCGCTGGTGCGAGGTGTTGGTGGCCAGGGCCCGCCAGCGGTCGAGGTCGCGCAGGAAGTTGGAGAGCGCCGTGCGAGTGCGGGCCGGCAGGTCGTCGCTTCCGATGATCACCCGGGCCGCCTCGACGGTGGAGATCCCCTCCAGCCGGGCGATCTGCAGCAGCTTGGCCACCGAGGTGTCGCCGATGCCGCGCTTGGGCGTGTTGACGATGCGCTCGAAGGCCAGGTCGTCGTCGGGCGACTGGATCAGGCGCAGATAGGCGTGGGCGTCGCGGATCTCGGCGCGTTCGAAGAAGCGCGGGCCGCCGACCACCTTGTAGGGGATCTGCAGCATCACGAAGCGCTCTTCGAAGGCCCGCATCTGGAACGAGGCGCGCACCAGGATGGCCATCTGGCTGTACTTGCGGCCGGCCCGCTTGGCCTTCTCGATCTCGTCGGCGACCATCCGGCTCTCGGCCTCGCCGTCCCAGACGCCGCTGACCTTGACCTTCTCGCCGCCCTCGATCTCGGTCCACAGCGTCTTGCCCAGCCGGCTCTTGTTGGCGTTGATCAGCCCGGCCGCCGCTGCCAGAATGTGCTCGGTGGAGCGGTAGTTGCGCTCCAGCTTGATGACCTTGGCGCCGGGGAAGTCGCGCTCGAAGCGCAGAATGTTGTCCACCTCGGCCCCGCGCCAACCGTAGATCGACTGGTCGTCGTCGCCCACGCAGCAGACGTTCTGCCGGCCCTGGGCCAGCAGCCGCAGCCACAGGTACTGGGCGACGTTGGTGTCCTGGTACTCGTCGACCATCACGTACTGGAAACGCCGCTGGAAGTCGGCCAGCACGTCCGGATTGGCCGTGAAGATGGTGATGTTGTGCAGCAGCAGGTCGCCGAAGTCGCAGGCGTTCAGGATGCGCAGCCGCTCCTGGTACTGGCGGTAGAGGGTGATCCCCCGGCCGTTGGCGAACTCGTCGGCCTCGCTCTGCGGCACGCGGTCCGGCGTCCAGCCGCGGTTCT
The window above is part of the Caulobacter soli genome. Proteins encoded here:
- a CDS encoding helix-turn-helix domain-containing protein produces the protein MTRSQTPAADLAVDDQADPGHARSARALVQGVRWRSGLSQDEFARAFCIPVAQLAALELGQARPDAALTAYLRVIDHAPDVVREALERA
- a CDS encoding sugar O-acetyltransferase is translated as MTDVRTQKQRMVAGDLYSPVDPEIMADHEAAVAWMGRYNALDLPPSARHALLRERLAEVGDRATIRPPFHCDYGYNIVIGEGVFLNFNCVILDVTKVTIGAATTIGPHVQIYTAEHPRDPVERRTGIEYSRPVVIGENVWIGGGSIILPGVTVGDDAIIGAGSVVTRDVPAGATVVGNPARVRG
- a CDS encoding MOSC domain-containing protein, whose translation is MSGGLNPASPLARLLAGPIRPGRVTWIGVRPARKAPLVSCDVADITRENGLIGDHYSGRPGGKRQVTLIQAEDLAAIAGYLDRDVTPGDLRRNLVVSGINLRALKDRRFQVGGAVLEATDDCHPCSRMEAILGPGGYNAVRGHGGITARVIEGGAVRIGDAVTALDAPLPLFDAP
- a CDS encoding ATP-dependent helicase, whose translation is MSQGFDSTDFPGDLPAPRISDLARARGPEVPAASYLEGLNPEQRAAVEATEGPVLVLAGAGTGKTRVLTTRLAHILATGRARPWELLVVTFTNKAAREMRERITHIIGDEAEGLRWLGTFHSVAAQILRRHAELVGLKSSYTIIDTDDQERLLKQLIEAADIDAKRWTPRALAGLIDTWKNRGWTPDRVPQSEADEFANGRGITLYRQYQERLRILNACDFGDLLLHNITIFTANPDVLADFQRRFQYVMVDEYQDTNVAQYLWLRLLAQGRQNVCCVGDDDQSIYGWRGAEVDNILRFERDFPGAKVIKLERNYRSTEHILAAAAGLINANKSRLGKTLWTEIEGGEKVKVSGVWDGEAESRMVADEIEKAKRAGRKYSQMAILVRASFQMRAFEERFVMLQIPYKVVGGPRFFERAEIRDAHAYLRLIQSPDDDLAFERIVNTPKRGIGDTSVAKLLQIARLEGISTVEAARVIIGSDDLPARTRTALSNFLRDLDRWRALATNTSHQRVMEAVLEESGYTDALRLDKGPTSQTRLENLKELVQSMSAFDTLESYLEHVSLVMDLDKGAGDDAVWIMTLHSAKGLEFPLVFLPGWEEGVFPSQRSMDDKGEKGLEEERRLAYVGITRAREEARISFVANRQVYGRWTSQLPSRFVDELPLAHVDAASETGYYGGGPGMQQTVSSRWDDPGTSTFTAGSYDSPGWKRAQDRASGFGEKNTPTWRAGGSAARSAPIEGEGRLVAVSASSAASAYSRGDRVFHVKFGYGKITSVEGNKLSVAFEKAGDKKVIDSFVEKA